One Stenotrophomonas maltophilia DNA window includes the following coding sequences:
- a CDS encoding fumarate hydratase, whose amino-acid sequence MTSIKQEDLIQSIADALQYISYYHPVDYIKNLAAAYEREESPAAKEAMAQILINSRMCAEGHRPICQDTGIVTVFLEIGMDVRWDDATMGVEDMANEGVRRAYMHPDNKLRASVLADPAGKRINTKDNTPGVVNVKVVPGNTVDVIVAAKGGGSEAKTKFAMLNPSDSIVDWVLKTVPTMGAGWCPPGMLGIGIGGTAEKAMLLAKEALMEPIDITELQARGASNRIEELRLELYEKVNALGIGAQGLGGLTTVLDIKINDYPTHAANLPVAMIPNCAATRHAHFTLDGSGPVMLDPPSLEDWPKLTYDASKGTRVDLDTITPEDVASWKPGQTLLLNGKLLTGRDAAHKRMVDMLNKGEELPVDLKGRFIYYVGPVDPVRDEVVGPAGPTTATRMDKFTRQVLEQTGLLGMVGKAERGPAAIEAIRDNKSAYLMAVGGSAYLVSKAIKAAKVVGFADLGMEAIYEFTVQDMPVTVAVDSTGESVHKTGPREWQARIGKIPVVVE is encoded by the coding sequence GTGACATCGATCAAGCAGGAAGACCTCATCCAGTCCATCGCCGACGCGCTGCAGTACATCTCGTACTACCACCCGGTCGACTACATCAAGAACCTTGCCGCCGCCTACGAGCGCGAGGAGTCGCCGGCCGCGAAGGAAGCGATGGCGCAGATCCTGATCAATTCGCGCATGTGCGCCGAAGGCCACCGTCCGATCTGCCAGGACACCGGCATCGTCACCGTGTTCCTGGAAATCGGCATGGACGTGCGTTGGGATGACGCCACCATGGGCGTGGAAGACATGGCCAATGAGGGCGTGCGCCGTGCCTACATGCACCCGGACAACAAGCTGCGCGCCTCGGTGCTGGCTGATCCGGCCGGCAAGCGCATCAATACCAAGGACAACACCCCGGGCGTGGTCAACGTCAAGGTGGTGCCGGGCAACACCGTCGACGTCATCGTCGCCGCCAAGGGTGGTGGTTCGGAAGCCAAGACCAAGTTCGCCATGCTCAACCCGTCCGATTCCATCGTCGACTGGGTGCTGAAGACCGTGCCGACCATGGGCGCCGGCTGGTGCCCGCCGGGCATGCTCGGCATCGGCATCGGTGGCACCGCTGAAAAGGCGATGCTGCTGGCCAAGGAAGCGCTGATGGAGCCGATCGACATCACCGAGCTGCAGGCCCGTGGTGCGTCCAACCGCATTGAAGAGCTGCGCTTGGAGCTGTACGAGAAGGTCAACGCGCTGGGCATCGGTGCGCAGGGCCTGGGTGGCCTGACCACCGTGCTCGACATCAAGATCAACGACTACCCGACCCATGCGGCCAACCTGCCGGTGGCGATGATCCCGAACTGCGCGGCCACCCGCCATGCGCACTTCACCCTGGATGGCAGCGGCCCGGTGATGCTGGACCCGCCGTCGCTGGAAGACTGGCCGAAGCTGACCTACGACGCGTCCAAGGGCACCCGCGTGGACCTGGATACGATCACGCCGGAAGATGTGGCCAGCTGGAAGCCGGGCCAGACCCTGCTGCTCAACGGCAAGCTGCTGACCGGGCGCGATGCTGCGCACAAGCGCATGGTCGACATGCTCAACAAGGGTGAGGAACTGCCGGTCGATCTGAAGGGCCGGTTCATCTACTACGTCGGCCCGGTCGATCCGGTGCGCGACGAAGTGGTGGGCCCGGCCGGTCCGACCACGGCGACCCGCATGGACAAGTTCACCCGCCAGGTGCTGGAGCAGACCGGCCTGCTGGGCATGGTCGGCAAGGCCGAGCGCGGCCCGGCGGCGATCGAAGCGATCCGTGACAACAAGTCGGCCTACCTGATGGCCGTCGGTGGTTCGGCCTACCTGGTGTCCAAGGCGATCAAGGCGGCCAAGGTGGTCGGTTTCGCTGATCTGGGCATGGAAGCGATCTACGAGTTCACCGTGCAGGACATGCCGGTGACCGTGGCAGTGGATTCCACTGGCGAATCGGTACACAAGACCGGCCCGCGCGAATGGCAGGCCCGCATCGGCAAGATTCCGGTGGTGGTGGAGTAA
- a CDS encoding RNA polymerase sigma-70 factor — MNPETAFQTHRPRLMALAYRLLGSRTDAEDVVQDAWLRWSGADPASVRDAEAWLVTTTTRLGLDRLRAAKRERVHYIGPWLAEPLAVTLEPDPAPGPAQLHALADDVSVAFLTLLEQLGPEERAAFLLKEAFDHDYREIADLIGHSEANCRQLVHRARQRLHAGRPRFNADASQHRQLLARFMDASQRGDSEAIQALLHANAVLVSDGGGVVTAAVRPLLGAERIGRLFWAIARRGAVHPAQLGYVNGEPAILRFIGDRLHSVTTIEVVDGRIANVYSVLNPEKLPGFKMSVRPTGLK, encoded by the coding sequence ATGAACCCTGAAACCGCTTTCCAGACCCACCGCCCGCGCCTGATGGCCCTGGCCTACCGCCTGCTTGGCAGCCGCACCGACGCCGAAGACGTGGTCCAGGACGCCTGGCTGCGCTGGTCTGGCGCCGACCCGGCCAGCGTCCGCGATGCCGAGGCCTGGCTGGTCACCACCACCACCCGGCTCGGCCTGGACCGGCTGCGCGCGGCCAAGCGCGAGCGCGTGCACTACATTGGCCCGTGGCTGGCCGAGCCGCTGGCGGTCACCCTGGAGCCCGACCCGGCGCCCGGCCCCGCCCAGCTGCATGCGCTGGCCGACGACGTCTCGGTCGCCTTCCTGACCCTGCTCGAACAGCTCGGCCCCGAGGAACGCGCTGCCTTCCTGCTGAAGGAGGCCTTCGACCACGACTACCGCGAAATCGCCGACCTGATCGGTCACAGCGAAGCCAACTGCCGGCAGCTGGTACACCGTGCCCGGCAGCGCCTGCACGCCGGACGGCCGCGCTTCAACGCCGATGCCAGCCAGCACCGGCAGCTGCTGGCGCGCTTCATGGACGCCTCGCAGCGCGGCGACAGCGAGGCGATCCAGGCCCTGCTGCACGCCAACGCCGTACTGGTTTCCGACGGCGGTGGCGTGGTCACTGCGGCGGTGCGGCCCCTGCTCGGCGCCGAACGCATCGGCCGCCTGTTCTGGGCCATCGCCCGCCGCGGCGCGGTGCATCCGGCGCAGCTGGGCTACGTCAACGGCGAACCGGCGATCCTGCGCTTCATCGGTGATCGCCTGCATTCGGTCACCACCATCGAGGTGGTCGATGGGCGCATCGCCAATGTGTACAGCGTGCTGAATCCGGAAAAGCTGCCGGGGTTCAAGATGTCCGTTAGGCCCACCGGGCTGAAATAG
- a CDS encoding Imm26 family immunity protein, whose protein sequence is MTQKKPRRRIRINAGDVFAVPLSVDEFIFGYVRAYQDPDVAILPFISNGRMLGEHEIPTLECHLHVASLRVAMERGEWPRIGSVPFEDEISSWPPPRKQIIDFRPDVRLVIVQGRLMNSDLYGEWENLPEIVRRDDDGLKQLIQDSRSGFLQME, encoded by the coding sequence ATGACTCAGAAAAAACCAAGAAGAAGAATCAGGATAAATGCCGGAGACGTCTTCGCTGTTCCTTTATCAGTTGATGAATTTATCTTTGGCTATGTGCGAGCCTATCAAGACCCTGATGTCGCGATACTTCCGTTCATCTCGAACGGCAGAATGCTAGGCGAGCACGAGATTCCTACACTTGAATGCCACTTGCACGTTGCATCGCTCCGTGTCGCCATGGAACGAGGCGAATGGCCTCGAATTGGCAGTGTTCCATTCGAAGATGAGATCTCTTCCTGGCCTCCTCCCAGAAAGCAGATCATTGACTTCAGACCTGATGTTCGCCTTGTCATAGTACAAGGGCGACTTATGAACTCAGATCTCTACGGTGAATGGGAAAATCTCCCTGAGATTGTCAGACGTGACGATGACGGCCTGAAGCAACTCATACAAGATTCAAGATCAGGCTTTCTACAGATGGAATAG